From the Selenomonas timonae genome, one window contains:
- a CDS encoding DUF3329 domain-containing protein, producing MNAQKTESTEKNNIVQTVLAAGAIFAFMLTLNHFMPIHRDDYDYSLIWNTGVHVGAFSDVLSSAVQHYLLHGGRMMTVICLNLFLWLGKPAFDAANALMFLALAVLVTMHALRRAEIRHAPGLLAAAALMLWLALPHFGEVAVWKSGSTVYLWSAVPAFLFLLPYNLALKSIECGIQRRCAWAVLPMLLLGICAGWSIENLAVTIVLLAFGICLYVWRRYAYLPPWMLSGALGAFLGLIGLVAAPGNYVRYDEQGTGKGILAHIGNQFAGQGEMLLYLLPVLLLILTIWRLYRRDRAGMETAPAERAGTGTILLAAAFVLLAVSYFTGGWVAGAIRDAVIEGVLTPLGLTKPKTIHLFTNLMNGFEEMAIYWLAILLFYARLKQQLGLTAASIRTAASRIPAGELLRASPTLRYAAFLIALGVCNNLVMLAAPTFPGRATFSSAAMFVTAALTLLGNPALRSLLSATARRTIAAAAILLFAYTGTAALLITHEMGAADAARISQIEEACARGEAIVHFPRIDRTNRALRHVYYEDWDNNVTKEGAIKYFGLTDIVVEK from the coding sequence ATGAACGCACAAAAAACAGAGAGCACCGAAAAAAATAACATCGTACAGACCGTGCTTGCCGCAGGCGCAATCTTCGCCTTTATGCTTACGCTCAATCACTTTATGCCCATCCACCGCGACGACTACGACTACTCGCTGATCTGGAACACAGGCGTTCACGTCGGCGCATTCTCCGATGTGCTCTCCTCCGCCGTGCAGCACTACCTCCTGCACGGCGGGCGCATGATGACGGTCATCTGTCTGAATCTCTTCCTCTGGCTGGGAAAGCCTGCCTTCGATGCGGCGAATGCCCTCATGTTCCTCGCGCTCGCCGTTCTCGTGACAATGCACGCGCTGCGGAGGGCGGAGATCCGCCATGCGCCGGGACTGCTCGCGGCGGCAGCACTCATGCTCTGGCTCGCACTGCCGCATTTCGGTGAGGTCGCCGTCTGGAAGAGCGGCTCAACCGTTTACCTCTGGTCGGCGGTGCCCGCCTTCCTCTTCCTCCTGCCGTATAATCTCGCGCTGAAGTCGATAGAGTGCGGCATACAGCGACGATGCGCATGGGCAGTCCTGCCGATGCTCCTGCTCGGCATCTGTGCGGGCTGGTCGATCGAAAATCTCGCCGTGACCATCGTCCTGCTCGCGTTCGGCATCTGCCTCTACGTGTGGCGACGCTATGCATATCTCCCGCCGTGGATGCTCTCAGGTGCGCTCGGTGCATTCCTCGGGCTGATTGGCCTCGTCGCCGCCCCAGGCAACTACGTGCGCTATGACGAACAGGGCACGGGCAAGGGAATCCTCGCGCACATCGGCAATCAGTTTGCAGGTCAGGGCGAGATGCTGCTCTACCTCCTCCCCGTTCTCCTCCTGATTCTGACGATATGGCGTCTCTATCGACGTGACCGTGCAGGGATGGAGACAGCGCCTGCAGAGCGTGCAGGCACCGGAACAATCCTCCTTGCCGCCGCGTTCGTCCTCCTCGCTGTCTCGTATTTCACAGGCGGCTGGGTTGCGGGCGCAATCCGCGACGCCGTGATTGAAGGCGTACTGACGCCGCTCGGCCTGACAAAGCCGAAGACGATCCACCTCTTCACGAATCTCATGAACGGGTTCGAGGAGATGGCGATCTACTGGCTGGCAATTCTCCTCTTCTACGCGCGGCTCAAGCAGCAGCTTGGGCTGACTGCCGCCTCCATCCGCACGGCAGCATCGCGCATCCCCGCGGGCGAACTGCTCCGCGCCTCGCCAACGCTCCGCTATGCCGCATTCCTCATCGCACTCGGTGTCTGCAACAACCTCGTCATGCTCGCCGCGCCGACCTTCCCGGGACGCGCGACATTCAGCTCTGCCGCGATGTTCGTCACGGCGGCGCTCACACTCCTCGGCAATCCCGCCCTCCGCAGCCTGCTCAGCGCGACGGCGCGGCGGACAATCGCGGCGGCGGCCATCCTCCTCTTTGCCTACACGGGCACGGCCGCGCTCCTCATCACACATGAGATGGGCGCAGCGGACGCGGCGCGCATCTCACAGATCGAGGAGGCGTGTGCACGCGGCGAAGCCATCGTCCATTTCCCGCGCATCGACCGCACGAACCGCGCCCTCCGTCACGTCTACTACGAGGACTGGGACAACAACGTAACGAAGGAGGGGGCAATCAAGTATTTCGGACTGACGGATATTGTGGTGGAGAAATGA
- a CDS encoding molybdopterin-binding protein, producing MVVEIISVGTELLMGSIVNTNAQYIARHLAHMGLDAYYQTVVGDNPERLRAALDIAYTRADCVITTGGLGPTKDDLTKEMLISYFGAAPVEDAEALRRLEARAAKRGIALTESMRKQATVPSGAIVLQNDHGTAPGVIIEKDGRACIMLPGPPKEMKPMFETACDVFLRGKSDKVFVSMNIKLYSMAEKGLPVGESPVADRLGALVDGENPSVATYAKEDGCLVRVTAAAPTREEARTLLAPTLAAAREAIGEEYIRSVEED from the coding sequence ATGGTCGTTGAAATCATCAGCGTGGGCACGGAGTTGCTCATGGGTAGCATTGTGAACACGAATGCGCAGTATATCGCGCGCCATCTTGCACATATGGGGCTGGACGCCTACTATCAGACCGTTGTCGGCGATAACCCCGAGCGCCTGCGCGCCGCGCTCGATATTGCCTACACGCGCGCGGACTGCGTCATCACGACGGGCGGGCTTGGCCCGACGAAGGATGACCTGACGAAAGAGATGCTGATCTCCTATTTCGGCGCTGCGCCTGTGGAGGATGCGGAGGCGCTCCGCCGCCTCGAGGCGCGTGCGGCAAAGCGCGGCATTGCACTCACGGAGAGTATGCGCAAACAGGCGACCGTGCCCTCGGGCGCGATCGTGCTGCAGAACGATCACGGCACGGCGCCCGGCGTCATCATCGAGAAGGACGGGCGCGCGTGTATCATGCTGCCCGGCCCGCCGAAGGAGATGAAGCCGATGTTTGAGACGGCGTGTGACGTCTTCCTGCGCGGAAAGAGCGACAAGGTCTTCGTCTCCATGAACATCAAGCTCTATTCGATGGCGGAAAAAGGGCTGCCCGTCGGGGAATCACCCGTTGCTGACCGCCTCGGCGCACTTGTCGATGGAGAGAATCCATCCGTTGCGACCTACGCAAAGGAGGACGGCTGTCTCGTGCGTGTCACGGCGGCAGCTCCCACGCGGGAGGAGGCGCGCACACTGCTCGCCCCGACCCTTGCTGCCGCGCGCGAGGCGATCGGCGAGGAGTACATTCGATCGGTGGAAGAGGACTGA
- a CDS encoding SGNH/GDSL hydrolase family protein has protein sequence MQMGIVRRSVGALLAVIVLLGAVPVGAAEKSAPRHSAQAIGKAERAMQEITAQAARETATAEMQDTRISSVMLHWTPYPAAVRYAVRVLRGSVGAPMKTIATMEYVYTTGLHLPLMAYGAVDDLYWTVQPLGYDGTPLAAASEPCPVREAEADPAAPALTTEYAAMPYAPLYPVYSWVPLAGQKEHEVEVYRREVGHDRYVHTLRGGEYDVYDDTPFTVPGTYVYRVRGVTAAGMPISNWSAYGSFTVAERTPIAALGDSITHGGGAITVPPSYQLYDWESYCTVPVKNLGRSGDTTEAMLERFERDVLPFAPRVLIIMGGVNDYRVGIYGAETVRNLAALREKCRAHGITPIFLTATPIRPALMTARMTINTPPSDWWAHRDYVNNWVMQQEHSIDVATVLSDADGELEEGYTTDGLHPDLTGKKYIGQTVDSYLRTHFAYASAEAERRVRMLKNMEKTS, from the coding sequence ATGCAGATGGGGATAGTCAGGCGGAGCGTGGGGGCGCTTCTCGCTGTCATAGTATTGCTTGGTGCCGTACCTGTGGGTGCGGCGGAGAAGTCTGCGCCGCGCCACAGCGCGCAGGCAATCGGAAAGGCAGAGCGGGCGATGCAGGAGATCACGGCGCAGGCGGCACGCGAGACGGCGACCGCAGAGATGCAGGACACGCGTATTTCCTCCGTCATGTTGCACTGGACGCCGTATCCCGCAGCGGTGCGCTATGCCGTGCGCGTCCTGCGCGGCTCTGTGGGCGCGCCGATGAAGACGATTGCCACGATGGAGTACGTCTATACGACCGGGCTGCATCTGCCGCTCATGGCATACGGCGCGGTGGATGACCTCTATTGGACGGTGCAGCCGCTCGGCTACGACGGCACACCGCTTGCTGCGGCATCGGAGCCGTGCCCCGTGCGCGAGGCGGAGGCAGACCCCGCCGCACCCGCGCTGACGACGGAGTATGCGGCGATGCCATATGCGCCGCTCTACCCCGTCTACTCGTGGGTTCCGCTCGCGGGGCAAAAGGAGCACGAGGTCGAGGTCTATCGCCGCGAGGTGGGGCATGACCGTTACGTGCATACGCTGCGGGGCGGCGAGTACGATGTCTACGACGACACGCCCTTTACCGTGCCGGGCACGTATGTCTACCGCGTGCGCGGCGTGACGGCGGCGGGGATGCCGATCTCGAACTGGTCGGCGTATGGCTCGTTCACCGTCGCGGAGCGCACGCCGATCGCGGCGCTCGGCGACAGCATTACGCATGGCGGCGGCGCAATCACCGTGCCGCCCTCGTATCAGCTCTACGATTGGGAGTCCTACTGCACCGTGCCCGTGAAAAACCTCGGGCGCAGCGGCGACACGACGGAGGCGATGCTCGAACGCTTTGAGCGCGATGTCCTGCCTTTTGCACCGCGCGTCCTTATCATCATGGGCGGCGTGAATGATTACCGCGTCGGCATCTACGGCGCGGAGACGGTGCGCAACCTCGCGGCGCTGCGTGAGAAATGCAGGGCGCACGGCATCACGCCGATCTTTCTGACGGCGACGCCGATCCGCCCAGCGCTCATGACCGCACGCATGACGATCAATACGCCTCCGAGCGATTGGTGGGCGCACCGCGACTATGTGAACAACTGGGTCATGCAGCAGGAGCACAGCATCGATGTTGCGACCGTGCTCTCGGATGCGGACGGCGAGCTCGAGGAGGGCTATACGACGGACGGGCTGCACCCCGACCTCACGGGGAAGAAATACATTGGACAGACCGTGGACAGCTATCTGCGCACGCATTTCGCCTATGCTTCGGCTGAGGCGGAGCGGCGGGTGCGGATGCTGAAGAATATGGAGAAAACGAGCTAG
- a CDS encoding hemolysin family protein, producing the protein MDSSLSDLIALILLLVCLSANAYFAQVETALTASHRGRLERLAEGGDEDAARALALLEHSTRPIAMAQAGVTCTSLLMGLGIGLLALPTFGRFLEKLLPGMEVYLAALILSILVMTALTLLFGDFLPKQVAQQDPEGILMRSHRSIRLITRLTALPSAALVSVSRGLLLIVGINPENRASATEDAVKDLMEQGTEDGTFEKAEQDMVDRIFHMSDQTASALMTPRTQIAWIDLAESRTEQLRVIRSAAHEVFPVAYENLDDFRGVIYAKELLDAALDGAEIDLAAYIRKPLFVPRTMEGLRVLEKFRTGAIHEAVVLDEYGGVVGFITMGDIMEEIIGSADDDAPASTRMGAEETANWVFDGLFPIDEFKEEFGIDELPDEDHDHFHTLGGFVTAQFGRIPKAGETCTWDDFTFEVLRMDRARVAQIRMTRTEGARETPDAS; encoded by the coding sequence TTGGACAGTTCCCTATCCGACCTCATTGCACTCATCCTGCTCCTCGTCTGCCTCTCGGCGAACGCCTACTTCGCGCAGGTCGAGACCGCACTCACCGCCTCCCACCGCGGACGCCTCGAGCGCCTCGCCGAGGGCGGTGACGAGGATGCCGCTCGCGCACTCGCCCTCCTCGAGCATTCCACTCGCCCGATTGCAATGGCGCAGGCGGGCGTCACCTGCACGAGCCTCCTCATGGGACTTGGCATCGGGCTCCTCGCCCTGCCGACCTTCGGGCGTTTTCTCGAAAAGCTCCTGCCCGGCATGGAGGTCTACCTCGCCGCACTCATCCTCAGCATCCTCGTCATGACCGCCCTCACGCTTCTCTTTGGCGACTTCCTGCCAAAGCAGGTCGCACAGCAGGATCCCGAGGGCATCCTCATGCGCAGTCACCGCTCCATCCGCCTCATCACGCGTCTCACGGCGCTGCCGAGCGCGGCGCTCGTCTCCGTCTCGCGCGGGCTGCTCCTCATCGTCGGTATCAACCCCGAGAACCGCGCCTCCGCCACGGAGGACGCCGTCAAGGATCTCATGGAGCAGGGCACGGAGGATGGTACCTTTGAAAAGGCGGAGCAGGACATGGTCGACCGCATCTTTCACATGAGCGATCAGACCGCCTCCGCCCTCATGACACCGCGCACGCAGATCGCGTGGATCGACCTCGCCGAGAGCCGCACAGAACAGCTGCGCGTCATCCGCTCTGCGGCACACGAGGTCTTCCCCGTCGCCTACGAGAACCTCGACGATTTCCGCGGCGTCATCTACGCAAAGGAACTCCTCGACGCCGCCCTTGACGGCGCGGAGATCGACCTCGCCGCATACATCCGCAAGCCACTCTTCGTCCCGCGCACCATGGAGGGGCTGCGTGTCCTCGAGAAATTCCGCACGGGCGCAATCCACGAGGCGGTCGTCCTCGACGAGTACGGCGGTGTCGTCGGCTTCATCACGATGGGTGACATCATGGAGGAGATCATCGGCAGCGCGGACGACGATGCGCCCGCAAGCACACGCATGGGCGCCGAGGAGACGGCAAACTGGGTCTTCGATGGACTCTTCCCCATCGACGAGTTCAAAGAGGAATTCGGCATCGACGAACTGCCCGACGAGGATCACGACCACTTCCACACCCTCGGCGGCTTCGTCACCGCACAGTTCGGCCGCATCCCGAAAGCCGGTGAGACCTGCACATGGGACGATTTCACCTTCGAAGTCCTACGCATGGATCGCGCGCGCGTCGCCCAGATCCGCATGACGCGAACGGAGGGGGCGCGCGAGACCCCCGATGCATCATGA
- a CDS encoding glycosyltransferase family 2 protein has product MDRITIIVPCYNEAEVVGRFYETVEAATAGIADATFTYLFIDDGSRDNTLAAIRTLAEAHTNVRYISFTRNFGKEPAMMAGLDYADGDAVILMDADLQHPPALIPEMVALWRAGYDDVCGKRTDRTDETFLKRTMANLFYRSMQAVSRFTLQRDVGDFRLLDHRCVAALRLLRENQRFTKGLFTWVGFKKKEIPFHVQPRAAGTTTWSYPALLSLAIEGITSFTTAPLRLTTVLGLLVSALAIGYMLVVLVDALLYGNPVAGYPTLMTVLLFLGGVQLLSLGIIGEYLGRVFTESKQRPTYLIDERDGEKFDYSKLRREVKRCRETGE; this is encoded by the coding sequence ATGGACAGAATTACAATTATCGTACCCTGCTATAACGAGGCGGAGGTTGTGGGGCGCTTCTACGAGACGGTGGAGGCGGCGACCGCAGGGATTGCAGACGCTACCTTCACCTACCTCTTTATCGACGACGGCAGCCGCGACAATACACTCGCCGCCATCCGCACGCTGGCCGAGGCGCACACGAACGTCCGCTACATCAGCTTCACGCGCAATTTCGGCAAGGAGCCCGCGATGATGGCGGGACTCGACTACGCGGACGGCGATGCCGTCATCCTCATGGATGCCGACCTGCAGCACCCGCCCGCCCTCATCCCGGAGATGGTCGCACTGTGGCGCGCAGGCTACGACGACGTCTGCGGCAAGCGGACGGATCGCACGGACGAGACCTTCCTCAAGCGCACAATGGCAAATCTCTTCTACCGCTCGATGCAGGCGGTCAGCCGCTTCACCCTGCAGCGTGACGTGGGCGATTTCCGTCTGCTCGATCACCGCTGTGTCGCGGCACTGCGGCTCCTGCGCGAGAATCAGCGCTTTACCAAGGGGCTCTTCACCTGGGTGGGTTTCAAAAAGAAGGAGATTCCGTTCCACGTGCAGCCACGCGCGGCAGGCACAACGACATGGAGTTACCCCGCGCTCCTCTCGCTTGCGATCGAGGGCATCACGTCCTTTACGACAGCGCCGCTGCGCCTGACGACGGTGCTCGGGCTCCTCGTCTCAGCACTCGCCATCGGCTACATGCTCGTCGTTCTCGTGGACGCCCTGCTCTACGGCAACCCCGTGGCGGGCTATCCGACCCTCATGACGGTGCTGCTCTTCCTCGGCGGCGTGCAGCTCCTCTCACTTGGCATCATCGGCGAGTACCTCGGGCGCGTCTTTACGGAGAGCAAACAGCGCCCGACCTATCTGATTGACGAGCGCGACGGGGAGAAATTCGACTACAGCAAGCTGCGCAGGGAGGTAAAGCGGTGCAGGGAAACAGGGGAATGA
- a CDS encoding bacteriohemerythrin → MKYELTKDYLTGIDMIDEEHGKLFDLANECYDLVMDDAAVDRFDRIVALLEELRAYAATHFAHEEEYMERIQYERRFSERYQHLRFIQKLSEINLDDIDENQQEYLLNILDFLARWLYGHIKVMDCRIPKEDVAAAK, encoded by the coding sequence ATGAAGTACGAGCTTACGAAAGACTATCTGACGGGCATTGATATGATTGATGAGGAGCATGGAAAGCTCTTTGATCTGGCAAATGAATGTTACGATCTCGTGATGGACGATGCGGCAGTTGACCGATTCGATCGCATTGTTGCCCTGCTCGAGGAGTTGCGCGCCTACGCGGCGACGCATTTCGCCCATGAGGAGGAGTATATGGAGCGCATCCAATACGAGCGGCGCTTCAGCGAGCGCTATCAGCACCTGCGCTTCATCCAGAAACTCAGCGAGATCAACCTCGACGACATCGACGAGAACCAGCAGGAGTATCTGCTGAACATCCTCGACTTTCTTGCACGCTGGCTCTACGGTCATATCAAGGTCATGGACTGCCGCATTCCAAAGGAGGATGTTGCTGCAGCAAAATAG
- a CDS encoding bacteriohemerythrin, translated as MKYEFTDDYLTGIASVDAQHSKLFDLTNECYELVMESASEDKYDKIVAILEELAAYAGTHFAHEEAYAESVGDPHRFSHRALHLRFMKKVGEIDLDAIDENQQEYLLNILDFLARWLYDHIKGRDCKLPHEHA; from the coding sequence ATGAAATACGAGTTTACCGATGATTATCTGACGGGAATCGCGTCTGTGGACGCGCAGCACAGCAAGCTGTTCGATCTCACGAACGAGTGCTATGAGCTCGTGATGGAGAGTGCGTCGGAGGACAAATACGACAAGATCGTCGCGATATTGGAGGAGCTTGCCGCCTATGCGGGCACGCATTTTGCGCACGAGGAGGCATATGCGGAGAGCGTCGGCGATCCGCACCGCTTCAGCCATCGTGCACTCCACCTGCGCTTTATGAAGAAGGTTGGAGAGATCGACCTTGATGCAATCGATGAGAACCAGCAGGAGTATCTGTTGAACATTCTCGACTTCCTTGCGCGCTGGCTCTACGATCATATCAAGGGGCGCGACTGCAAGCTGCCGCATGAGCACGCCTAG
- a CDS encoding ChbG/HpnK family deacetylase: MKQIILNADDFGRHTLINRAVERGIHDGILRSATIMPGGAAFDDAAALARRTPELGVGIHLTLVNGNPVLPPAEIPTLVTEAGVFVDDHTALTVRVLRGAVNLSEVRAELAAQLRRVEAAGIHPTHADSHQHMHVLPGVIDIALDLCKEAQIPAMRAPRAPLFAGDFGGIGQLIGRAGLSVLAHRAAAKAKARGIRVPDHFAGIVAGEAVDTEALTEIAAGLREGVTEVMLHPGTDNAVLIRDCLWNHDFEAEFAAVCAPTVRDALAAADAEITNFRTFADSSVGYV, encoded by the coding sequence TTGAAGCAAATCATTCTGAACGCCGACGATTTCGGTCGGCACACGCTCATCAACCGCGCCGTGGAGCGCGGCATACACGACGGCATCCTGCGCTCTGCAACCATCATGCCCGGCGGCGCGGCATTTGACGATGCGGCAGCGCTCGCGCGGCGGACACCCGAACTCGGTGTCGGCATCCATCTGACGCTCGTCAACGGCAATCCCGTCCTGCCGCCCGCCGAGATTCCGACGCTCGTCACGGAGGCGGGCGTCTTCGTCGATGATCACACTGCGCTGACCGTGCGCGTCCTGCGCGGTGCGGTCAATCTGAGCGAGGTACGCGCGGAGCTCGCGGCACAGCTGCGGCGCGTCGAGGCGGCGGGCATTCACCCGACGCATGCGGACAGCCATCAGCATATGCACGTCCTGCCGGGCGTTATCGATATCGCGCTCGATCTGTGCAAGGAGGCGCAGATCCCCGCCATGCGCGCCCCGCGCGCGCCCCTCTTTGCAGGGGACTTCGGCGGCATCGGGCAGCTCATCGGGCGCGCGGGGCTCTCCGTCCTCGCACACCGCGCCGCTGCAAAGGCAAAGGCGCGCGGCATCCGCGTCCCCGATCACTTCGCGGGCATTGTCGCAGGCGAGGCGGTCGATACAGAGGCGCTCACAGAGATCGCAGCAGGACTGAGGGAAGGCGTGACCGAGGTCATGCTCCACCCCGGCACGGACAATGCCGTGCTCATCCGCGACTGCCTCTGGAATCATGACTTCGAGGCGGAGTTTGCCGCCGTCTGCGCCCCCACCGTGCGTGATGCACTCGCAGCAGCGGACGCAGAGATCACGAATTTCAGGACGTTTGCGGATTCATCCGTGGGATACGTCTAA